Proteins found in one Rhodobacter capsulatus SB 1003 genomic segment:
- a CDS encoding endonuclease/exonuclease/phosphatase family protein codes for MGLPSRQPVHARHRDGPGGQHDRGKTPRLGLGGVASGLIAVFLGLPAAAETLRLATFSPGLSRPGPGLVLAALQKGNDPQITAAIALIAEAKADVLLLTDLDWDYRAEALGALQRRLAGQGLDYPFAHAPQPNTGNDTGFDIDGNGRFSEPRDAQGYGQFTGQHGLALLSKRPILTDQARDFSAFLWADLPGSQLPQADLPEGAGAVQRLASTAFWDVPVQTGAGALHIWAYAATTPVFDGPEDRNGRRNADETAFWRHYLARAGSSAPFVLMGLANLDPDRGEGQRAAMRKLLADPRLQDPRPTATDAPAGHPLATADFGGTVGPLRVDYILPAAGLKVQAAGTLGDPRASKHRLVWVDLALP; via the coding sequence ATGGGCCTTCCTTCCCGCCAGCCTGTTCATGCGCGGCATCGCGATGGGCCGGGTGGCCAGCATGATCGAGGAAAAACGCCGCGTCTCGGGCTTGGCGGAGTTGCATCCGGCCTGATCGCGGTTTTCCTCGGCCTTCCCGCCGCGGCCGAGACGCTGCGGCTGGCGACCTTTTCCCCCGGCCTGTCGCGCCCCGGTCCCGGGCTGGTGCTGGCGGCGCTGCAAAAGGGGAATGATCCGCAGATCACGGCTGCCATCGCGCTGATCGCCGAAGCGAAAGCGGATGTTCTGCTGCTGACCGATCTCGACTGGGACTATCGCGCCGAGGCGCTGGGCGCCTTGCAAAGGCGGCTGGCGGGGCAGGGGCTTGACTACCCCTTTGCCCATGCGCCGCAGCCCAACACCGGGAACGACACCGGTTTCGACATCGACGGCAACGGCAGGTTCTCCGAGCCCCGCGACGCGCAGGGCTACGGGCAGTTCACCGGCCAGCATGGCCTGGCGCTGCTCTCGAAACGGCCGATCCTGACGGATCAGGCGCGGGATTTCTCGGCCTTCCTGTGGGCGGATCTGCCCGGATCGCAGCTGCCGCAGGCGGACCTGCCAGAGGGTGCCGGGGCGGTGCAGCGGCTTGCCTCGACCGCGTTCTGGGACGTGCCGGTGCAGACCGGGGCAGGGGCCTTGCACATCTGGGCCTATGCCGCCACGACGCCGGTTTTCGACGGTCCCGAGGATCGCAACGGCCGTCGTAATGCCGATGAAACCGCGTTCTGGCGGCACTATCTTGCCCGGGCGGGGTCGTCTGCGCCTTTCGTGCTCATGGGGCTGGCAAATCTTGACCCCGACCGCGGCGAAGGACAACGCGCAGCGATGCGCAAGCTGCTGGCCGATCCGCGGCTGCAGGACCCGCGCCCGACCGCCACCGACGCGCCCGCGGGCCATCCGCTGGCCACCGCCGATTTCGGCGGCACGGTCGGGCCGCTGCGGGTGGATTACATCCTGCCAGCCGCCGGGCTGAAGGTGCAGGCGGCGGGCACGCTGGGCGATCCGCGGGCCAGCAAACACCGTCTTGTGTGGGTCGATCTGGCGCTGCCGTAA
- a CDS encoding heme ABC transporter ATP-binding protein, translated as MLIATEITAKLGGREVLHRLDVEARPGQITAIVGPNGSGKTTLLRRLTGDLPGGGVVLLEGEPVAKLSPRALALRRGVLPQAATLGFPFTLREVVAMGHQAGASAARPGVVEAALAEVGLAAKIDGFFQDMSGGEQARGHLARVRAQVWEPVAEGRPAWLFVDEPVAALDIGHQLQVMAVLRRFADAGGGVVAVMHDLNLTAMHADAMILMEAGRIAASGPPERVMTAPLLSRAYRCQLCLNTAPRKGVWLLPQAASLG; from the coding sequence ATGCTGATTGCCACAGAGATCACCGCGAAACTGGGCGGGCGCGAGGTGCTGCACCGGCTCGATGTCGAGGCCCGGCCGGGACAGATCACCGCCATCGTCGGACCGAACGGATCGGGCAAGACGACGCTTCTGCGCCGCCTGACCGGGGATCTGCCGGGCGGCGGCGTGGTTCTGCTGGAGGGCGAGCCGGTGGCGAAACTCTCGCCCCGCGCTCTGGCCCTGCGCCGGGGGGTGCTGCCGCAGGCGGCGACGCTTGGTTTTCCCTTCACCCTGCGCGAGGTGGTGGCGATGGGCCATCAGGCCGGGGCCAGTGCCGCCCGGCCGGGCGTGGTCGAGGCCGCGCTGGCCGAGGTCGGTCTGGCGGCGAAGATCGACGGCTTCTTTCAGGACATGTCGGGGGGCGAGCAGGCGCGGGGCCATCTGGCGCGGGTGCGCGCGCAGGTCTGGGAGCCGGTCGCAGAGGGCCGCCCGGCCTGGCTTTTCGTCGATGAGCCGGTGGCGGCCTTGGACATCGGGCATCAGCTGCAGGTGATGGCGGTGCTGCGCCGCTTTGCCGATGCGGGCGGCGGCGTGGTCGCGGTGATGCACGATCTGAACCTGACCGCGATGCATGCCGATGCGATGATCCTGATGGAAGCGGGCCGGATTGCAGCCTCCGGCCCGCCCGAGCGGGTGATGACGGCGCCGCTTCTGTCACGGGCCTATCGCTGTCAGCTCTGTCTCAACACCGCGCCGCGCAAGGGGGTGTGGCTTCTGCCTCAGGCCGCGTCGCTGGGCTGA
- a CDS encoding FeoA family protein, with protein sequence MTMAFHPDLKALPLAMAPLGVALTVQSLSGCADFSARMLAMGIGPGRVIRLVQREGSHVVLAVGDSRFGIGRGVAQKILVTETRTGDLE encoded by the coding sequence ATGACCATGGCTTTTCACCCCGATCTGAAGGCTTTGCCTTTGGCGATGGCGCCCCTTGGGGTGGCGCTGACCGTGCAGAGCCTGTCCGGCTGCGCCGATTTTTCGGCGCGGATGCTGGCGATGGGCATCGGCCCGGGCCGGGTGATCCGGCTGGTCCAGCGCGAGGGCAGCCATGTGGTGCTGGCCGTCGGCGACAGCCGCTTCGGCATCGGCCGCGGCGTGGCGCAAAAGATCCTGGTCACCGAGACCCGCACGGGGGATCTGGAATGA
- a CDS encoding DMT family transporter yields MHSGKQNAKGAGLGLLSMAIYATHDAVVKQLGYSYSAVQIIFFAALLSFPLLTVILLRDPRAGSLRPVRPFWVILRAVATVATSVSAFYAFAHLPLAQVYPLLFAMPLLLTIMAIPILGERVGWHRWAAVVVGLIGVIIVVRPGQAELGLGHLAAVFAAFCGALASVIVRKIGHEERSVVLLLSPLLGNFLAMGAALPFVWVPLQLPDLGLMAVVALFGLVAAFLSILAYRLGEAVIVAPMQYSQILWAVFFGWVLFREPVDTQTVVGAGVVILSGLYIVWRESTADVSQNTPVLRTRGRTETVTTPRPSILQRALNAGTRR; encoded by the coding sequence ATGCATTCGGGAAAGCAGAACGCGAAAGGGGCCGGTCTGGGGCTTCTGTCGATGGCGATCTATGCCACGCATGACGCGGTGGTGAAGCAGCTGGGCTACAGCTATTCCGCGGTGCAGATCATCTTCTTTGCCGCGCTGCTGTCCTTTCCCTTGCTGACGGTGATCCTGCTGCGTGATCCCCGCGCGGGCAGCCTGCGCCCGGTGCGGCCGTTCTGGGTGATCCTGCGCGCGGTCGCCACGGTCGCCACCTCGGTCAGCGCCTTTTATGCCTTTGCGCATCTGCCGCTGGCGCAGGTCTATCCGCTTTTGTTCGCCATGCCGCTTTTGCTGACGATCATGGCGATTCCGATCCTGGGCGAGCGTGTCGGCTGGCACCGCTGGGCCGCGGTCGTCGTCGGGCTGATCGGGGTGATCATCGTCGTCCGCCCCGGCCAGGCCGAACTGGGCCTCGGGCATTTGGCCGCAGTCTTCGCCGCCTTCTGCGGGGCGCTTGCCTCGGTGATCGTGCGCAAGATCGGCCACGAGGAACGCTCGGTCGTGCTGCTTCTGTCGCCGCTTCTGGGCAACTTCCTGGCGATGGGGGCGGCGCTGCCCTTCGTCTGGGTGCCGTTGCAGCTGCCCGACCTTGGGCTGATGGCGGTCGTCGCGCTCTTCGGTCTTGTCGCGGCCTTTCTCTCGATCCTGGCCTATCGGCTGGGCGAGGCGGTGATCGTTGCGCCGATGCAATATTCGCAGATCCTCTGGGCGGTCTTCTTCGGCTGGGTGCTGTTCCGCGAGCCGGTCGACACCCAGACGGTGGTCGGCGCGGGGGTGGTGATTCTGTCCGGGCTTTACATCGTCTGGCGCGAAAGCACCGCCGACGTGTCACAAAACACCCCGGTGCTGCGGACCCGCGGCCGCACCGAAACCGTCACCACGCCGCGGCCCTCGATCCTGCAACGGGCGCTGAATGCGGGAACGCGCAGATAG
- the feoB gene encoding Fe(2+) transporter permease subunit FeoB produces MKKLIVGTVGNPNCGKTTLFNALTGARQQVGNWPGVTVERKSGKFRDGTTEVELIDLPGTYSLDASEGDLSLDEQIARDFVAAREADVVLNIVDASNLERNLYLTAQLLEMKVPVVLAVNMIDIAEARGLKLDLAALSASLGCPVYGVVAAEGRGVAALKAGLAALGHEIVQPHRASFHAAPVQAAVAALRPQIEPLATARGLEADWAALSLLESDSLLGDTPDPALVAALTKARKDLTEKLGEDIDIVLADARYGFIGQVMAATIRDQRRVSETTSDRIDRVVLNRIFGVPIFLALMYLMFLFTIDIGGAFIDFFDIAAGAIFVDWLGNALSAIGTPDWLREILATGLGGGVQTVATFIPVVVFLFLFLSALEDSGYMARAAFVMDRAMRAIGLPGKAFVPLIVGFGCNVPAVMATRTIERHRDRLMTILMAPFMSCGARLPVYALFAAVFFPGHGGLIVFSLYMAGIGVAILSGLVMKSTLLSGPVTPFVMELPPYHVPTLKGVVIRTWEKTRNFVTQATKIIVPMVMVLNVLNSMGTDGSFGNADSRNSVLSEIGRSITPIFAPMGMTEENWPAAVGVFTGILAKEAVVGTLDALYAEAGKADAAAASASGAAEETPAEEEAPFSLPAALGEAVATVPANLGDALANWTDPLGLGEIEAQAGANATPTGQAMLTRFDGAAGAYAYLLFILLYFPCTAALAAMVREAGMGWTVFVAGWATAVGWILGTGVYQAARFSLHPGASASWLIGLALVSAAMFGGLRLWANRAERARTVAAQ; encoded by the coding sequence ATGAAGAAACTGATCGTCGGCACCGTCGGCAACCCGAACTGCGGCAAGACCACCCTGTTCAACGCGCTGACCGGCGCCCGGCAACAGGTCGGCAACTGGCCCGGCGTCACCGTGGAACGCAAGTCGGGCAAGTTCCGCGACGGCACGACCGAGGTCGAGCTGATCGACCTTCCGGGCACCTATTCGCTGGATGCCTCCGAGGGGGATCTGTCGCTGGACGAACAGATCGCCCGCGATTTCGTCGCCGCGCGGGAAGCCGATGTGGTGCTGAACATCGTCGATGCCTCGAACCTGGAACGCAACCTCTATCTGACCGCGCAGCTGCTGGAGATGAAGGTTCCGGTGGTGCTGGCGGTGAACATGATCGACATCGCCGAGGCCCGCGGCCTGAAACTGGATCTGGCGGCGCTTTCTGCAAGCCTTGGCTGCCCGGTTTACGGCGTCGTCGCGGCCGAGGGCCGGGGCGTCGCCGCGCTCAAGGCCGGTCTCGCCGCGCTGGGCCACGAGATCGTTCAGCCGCACCGGGCCAGCTTTCACGCCGCGCCGGTGCAGGCCGCCGTCGCCGCCCTGCGCCCGCAGATCGAGCCGCTGGCCACCGCGCGCGGATTGGAGGCCGACTGGGCCGCGCTCTCGCTTCTGGAAAGCGACAGCCTTCTGGGCGACACGCCCGATCCGGCGCTGGTCGCCGCGCTGACGAAAGCCCGCAAGGATCTGACCGAAAAACTGGGCGAGGATATCGACATCGTCCTTGCCGATGCCCGTTACGGCTTCATCGGGCAGGTGATGGCGGCCACGATCCGCGACCAGCGCCGGGTGTCGGAAACCACCTCGGACCGGATCGACCGGGTGGTGCTGAACCGCATCTTCGGCGTGCCGATCTTCCTTGCGCTGATGTATCTGATGTTCCTGTTCACCATCGATATCGGCGGCGCCTTCATCGACTTTTTCGACATCGCCGCGGGGGCGATCTTTGTCGACTGGCTGGGCAATGCGCTTTCCGCCATCGGCACCCCCGACTGGCTGCGCGAGATCCTCGCCACCGGCCTTGGCGGCGGCGTGCAGACGGTGGCGACCTTCATTCCGGTCGTCGTCTTCCTGTTCCTCTTCCTCTCGGCGCTGGAGGATTCCGGCTACATGGCCCGGGCGGCCTTTGTGATGGACCGCGCGATGCGGGCGATCGGCCTGCCCGGCAAGGCCTTCGTGCCGCTCATTGTCGGCTTTGGCTGCAACGTGCCCGCAGTCATGGCCACCCGCACCATCGAGCGGCACCGCGACCGGCTGATGACGATCCTGATGGCGCCCTTCATGTCCTGCGGCGCGCGGCTGCCGGTTTACGCGCTGTTTGCCGCCGTGTTCTTCCCCGGTCATGGCGGGCTGATCGTGTTCAGCCTTTACATGGCGGGGATCGGGGTGGCGATCCTCTCGGGCCTCGTGATGAAATCGACGCTGCTCTCGGGCCCGGTCACGCCTTTCGTGATGGAACTGCCGCCCTATCACGTGCCGACGCTGAAGGGCGTCGTGATCCGCACCTGGGAAAAGACCCGCAATTTCGTCACCCAGGCGACGAAAATCATCGTGCCGATGGTGATGGTGCTGAACGTGCTGAACTCGATGGGCACGGATGGCAGCTTCGGCAATGCCGACAGCCGCAATTCGGTGCTCAGCGAAATCGGCCGCTCGATCACCCCGATCTTCGCCCCGATGGGCATGACCGAGGAAAACTGGCCCGCCGCCGTCGGTGTTTTCACCGGCATTCTGGCGAAAGAGGCCGTCGTCGGCACGCTGGATGCGCTTTATGCCGAGGCGGGCAAGGCCGATGCCGCCGCCGCGTCCGCGTCCGGGGCCGCGGAAGAAACCCCGGCCGAGGAAGAGGCGCCCTTCAGCCTTCCCGCCGCGCTGGGCGAAGCCGTGGCCACCGTGCCTGCGAACCTCGGCGATGCGCTGGCGAACTGGACCGACCCGCTCGGCCTGGGCGAGATCGAGGCGCAGGCGGGCGCCAATGCCACCCCCACCGGCCAGGCGATGCTGACCCGTTTCGACGGCGCCGCCGGGGCCTATGCCTACCTGCTGTTCATACTGCTTTACTTCCCCTGCACCGCGGCCCTTGCGGCGATGGTGCGGGAAGCCGGCATGGGCTGGACCGTCTTCGTGGCGGGCTGGGCGACGGCGGTGGGCTGGATCCTTGGCACCGGCGTCTATCAGGCGGCGCGGTTCAGCCTGCATCCCGGGGCCTCGGCAAGCTGGCTGATCGGTCTGGCGCTGGTCTCGGCGGCGATGTTCGGCGGGCTGCGGCTCTGGGCGAACCGGGCCGAGCGCGCCCGCACGGTGGCGGCGCAATAG
- a CDS encoding heme/hemin ABC transporter substrate-binding protein produces MRTLVCATVLALLPGWLAAQDRVLSIGGGVTEVVAALGEAGRLVGRDTTSTYPATITALPDVGYMRALSPEGVLSVAPDLILLTEGAGPPETLETLRETGVTLVPVPEGHSPEAVLDKIRTVAAALGVADKGAALADRLDAEMTAALAQVAQDSRPKPRVLFVLSNSGGRLTGAGTGTSAAAMIALAGGQNALTGFAGYKALGDEAIAAAAPEVILMMARTGEDAGDHGAADLASHPALAATPAGQAGRVVRMDGMLLLGFGPRTPEAITALHAALHPKAP; encoded by the coding sequence ATGAGGACGCTTGTCTGTGCCACGGTGCTTGCGCTGCTGCCGGGCTGGCTTGCCGCGCAAGACCGCGTGCTCTCGATCGGCGGCGGCGTGACCGAGGTGGTCGCGGCTCTGGGCGAGGCGGGCCGCCTGGTCGGGCGCGACACCACCTCGACCTATCCGGCGACGATCACCGCCCTGCCCGACGTGGGCTACATGCGCGCGCTTTCGCCCGAAGGCGTGCTGTCGGTCGCGCCCGACCTGATCCTTTTGACCGAGGGCGCAGGCCCGCCGGAAACGCTGGAAACCCTGCGCGAAACCGGGGTGACGCTTGTCCCCGTGCCCGAGGGGCACAGCCCCGAAGCGGTTCTGGACAAGATCCGCACCGTGGCCGCGGCTTTGGGCGTGGCGGACAAGGGCGCAGCGCTGGCCGACCGGCTGGACGCCGAGATGACGGCGGCTCTGGCGCAGGTCGCGCAGGACAGCCGGCCGAAGCCGCGGGTGCTGTTTGTCCTGTCGAATTCCGGCGGGCGGCTGACCGGGGCGGGCACGGGCACCTCGGCCGCGGCGATGATCGCGCTCGCGGGCGGGCAGAATGCGCTGACCGGCTTTGCGGGCTACAAGGCGCTGGGCGACGAGGCGATTGCAGCTGCGGCGCCCGAGGTGATCCTGATGATGGCGCGCACGGGCGAGGACGCGGGCGATCATGGTGCAGCCGATCTGGCCAGCCATCCGGCGCTGGCCGCGACGCCCGCCGGACAGGCGGGCCGCGTCGTGCGGATGGACGGGATGCTGCTTCTGGGCTTTGGTCCCCGCACGCCCGAGGCGATCACCGCGCTGCATGCCGCGCTTCATCCGAAGGCGCCGTAA
- a CDS encoding FecCD family ABC transporter permease produces MAETTLAAPRPRQVGLPQRLPVPLVTAALLSALVLAAAASLSLGASGLLPWEPLIRDLSPVETAILLDIRLPRLFMGALVGAALAVSGALMQGLFRNPLADPGLVGVGAGAGLGAVAAIVLGGLLPAAFRAATGPYVVPLAAFAGGWAAVLILARIASLRGQTSIATLLLAGIVLGALAGAVTGILIYLADDNQLRDLTFWGLGSLAGANWLKLSAAAPILLAGLAAAPFLARGLDAMALGEAVAHHMGVPVERVKRGAILSVAAMTGAAVAVSGGIGFLGIVVPHILRLAIGPSHRLLLPLSALFGAALLVAADTVARLVVAPSELPIGIIMALIGAPVFLWILLARRAVVEI; encoded by the coding sequence ATGGCCGAAACGACGCTTGCCGCGCCGCGACCGCGCCAGGTGGGGCTGCCGCAACGGCTGCCGGTGCCCTTGGTGACGGCGGCGCTGCTTTCTGCGCTTGTGCTGGCGGCGGCGGCAAGCCTGAGCCTTGGCGCCTCGGGGCTTCTGCCCTGGGAGCCGCTGATCCGCGATCTGTCGCCGGTCGAGACGGCGATCTTGCTCGATATCCGTCTGCCGCGGTTGTTCATGGGGGCGCTGGTCGGCGCGGCCCTGGCTGTATCGGGGGCGCTGATGCAGGGGCTTTTCCGCAATCCCCTGGCCGATCCGGGGCTGGTGGGCGTTGGCGCCGGGGCGGGGCTGGGCGCTGTGGCCGCGATCGTTCTGGGCGGCCTGCTGCCCGCGGCGTTCCGGGCCGCAACCGGGCCCTATGTCGTGCCGCTGGCGGCCTTTGCGGGCGGCTGGGCGGCGGTGCTGATCCTTGCGCGGATCGCCAGCCTGCGCGGGCAAACCTCGATCGCGACGCTGCTTCTGGCGGGGATCGTGCTCGGTGCGCTTGCGGGCGCGGTGACCGGGATCCTGATCTATCTCGCCGATGACAACCAGCTGCGCGACCTGACCTTCTGGGGGCTTGGATCATTGGCCGGGGCGAACTGGCTGAAACTGAGCGCCGCCGCGCCGATCCTGCTGGCGGGGCTTGCGGCTGCGCCGTTTCTGGCGCGCGGTCTGGATGCGATGGCTTTGGGCGAGGCGGTGGCGCATCACATGGGCGTGCCGGTCGAGCGGGTGAAACGCGGCGCGATCCTGTCGGTGGCGGCGATGACCGGCGCGGCGGTGGCGGTTTCGGGCGGCATCGGCTTTCTGGGCATCGTCGTGCCGCATATCCTGCGCCTTGCCATCGGGCCCTCGCACCGGCTGCTGTTGCCGCTTTCGGCGCTCTTTGGCGCGGCGCTGCTGGTTGCCGCCGATACCGTCGCGCGGCTGGTCGTGGCCCCTTCCGAATTGCCCATCGGCATCATCATGGCGCTGATCGGCGCCCCGGTGTTCCTGTGGATCCTCCTGGCCCGCCGTGCCGTCGTGGAGATTTGA
- a CDS encoding metal/formaldehyde-sensitive transcriptional repressor produces the protein MSHLTHPEDKSALLSRIRRLKGQIEAIERAVEADRDCGGILHLVASVRGAVSGLTAELIESHLAHHIREVDDPEARRRGAEELSKALRIYLK, from the coding sequence ATGTCCCACCTGACCCATCCCGAAGACAAGTCCGCCCTTTTGTCGCGCATTCGTCGGCTCAAGGGCCAGATCGAGGCGATCGAACGCGCCGTCGAGGCCGATCGCGACTGCGGCGGCATCCTGCATCTGGTCGCCTCGGTGCGCGGCGCGGTCAGCGGCCTGACCGCGGAACTGATCGAATCGCATCTGGCCCATCACATCCGCGAGGTCGACGACCCCGAGGCCCGCCGACGCGGTGCAGAGGAATTGTCCAAGGCGCTGCGGATCTATCTGAAATAG
- the dmeF gene encoding CDF family Co(II)/Ni(II) efflux transporter DmeF produces the protein MHDHADHPAANPRLAGMAAPHDHVFLGAHHDRNARRTRLVIGITAAMMGTEIVAGTVFGSMALLADGWHMATHAAALTITAAAYAYARRQARNPAFSFGTGKIGDLAGFASAVVLAVVAVLIAAESLWRLANPVGIDFTQAILVAGIGLVVNLGSALLLHEDHSHHHDHHDHHDHHPHGHDSNLRAAYLHVLADALTSVLAIVALIGGRIWGWVWLDPAIGLLGAVVIGRWAFGLMKQTGGVLVDHIPAEETLPAEIQEALAPVARITDLHLWQLGPGQHGAIVALTADPPQPPATYRARLAHLHELAHVTIEVNPAR, from the coding sequence ATGCATGATCACGCCGACCATCCTGCCGCCAATCCCCGTCTTGCCGGGATGGCGGCGCCGCACGACCATGTCTTTCTGGGCGCGCATCATGATCGCAACGCCCGTCGCACCCGGCTGGTGATCGGCATCACCGCGGCGATGATGGGGACCGAGATCGTCGCGGGCACGGTGTTCGGCTCAATGGCGCTGCTGGCCGATGGCTGGCACATGGCGACCCATGCGGCGGCGCTGACGATCACCGCGGCCGCCTATGCCTATGCGCGCAGGCAAGCCCGCAACCCGGCCTTCAGCTTCGGCACCGGCAAGATCGGCGATCTGGCGGGCTTTGCCAGCGCGGTGGTGCTGGCCGTGGTTGCGGTGCTGATCGCCGCGGAAAGCCTGTGGCGGCTGGCCAATCCGGTCGGCATCGATTTCACCCAGGCGATCCTGGTCGCGGGGATCGGGCTTGTGGTCAATCTCGGCTCGGCGCTTTTGCTGCACGAGGATCATTCCCACCATCACGACCATCACGATCACCACGATCATCACCCCCACGGCCATGACAGCAACCTGCGCGCCGCCTATCTGCATGTGCTGGCCGATGCGCTGACTTCGGTTCTGGCGATCGTGGCGCTGATCGGCGGGCGGATCTGGGGCTGGGTCTGGCTGGATCCGGCCATCGGTCTGCTGGGCGCCGTGGTGATCGGGCGCTGGGCCTTCGGGCTGATGAAACAGACGGGCGGCGTGCTGGTCGATCACATCCCCGCAGAGGAAACCCTGCCCGCCGAGATCCAAGAGGCCCTTGCGCCCGTGGCCCGGATCACCGACCTGCATCTGTGGCAGCTCGGGCCGGGGCAGCACGGCGCCATCGTCGCGCTGACGGCCGACCCGCCGCAGCCCCCCGCCACCTATCGCGCAAGGCTCGCGCATCTGCACGAACTTGCCCATGTCACCATCGAAGTGAACCCGGCGCGCTGA
- the leuB gene encoding 3-isopropylmalate dehydrogenase, with the protein MANPSLLILAGDGIGPEVMAEVKKIISWYGDKRGLAFDVSEDLVGGAAYDVHGVPLADATMAKAQEVDAVLLGAVGGPKYDVLDFSVKPERGLLRLRKEMDLYANLRPAQCFDALADFSSLKKDVVAGLDIMIVRELTSGVYFGTPRGITTQPDGSRVGINTQVYTTEEIRRVARSAFELARRRNNKVCSMEKANVMESGILWREEVQWVHDNEYPDVELSHMYADNGAMQLVRRPKQFDVIVTDNLFGDVLSDCAAMLTGSLGMLPSASLGAPMANGRPKAMYEPVHGSAPDIAGQGKANPIACILSFAMALRYSFDQGDEATRLEKAIETVLADGVRTADLMGPEGGQPVSTTEMGDKILAALNASL; encoded by the coding sequence ATGGCCAACCCTTCCCTTCTCATCCTTGCCGGTGACGGCATCGGCCCCGAAGTCATGGCCGAAGTGAAGAAGATCATTTCCTGGTATGGGGACAAGCGCGGGCTTGCCTTCGACGTCAGCGAGGATCTGGTCGGCGGGGCCGCCTATGATGTCCACGGCGTGCCGCTGGCCGATGCGACGATGGCGAAAGCGCAGGAAGTCGATGCCGTGCTGCTGGGCGCTGTCGGCGGGCCGAAATATGACGTGCTCGATTTCTCGGTGAAGCCGGAACGCGGCCTGCTGCGTCTGCGCAAGGAGATGGACCTTTACGCGAACCTGCGCCCGGCGCAGTGCTTTGACGCGCTGGCCGATTTTTCCTCGCTGAAAAAGGATGTCGTCGCCGGTCTGGATATCATGATCGTGCGCGAACTGACCTCGGGCGTCTATTTCGGCACGCCGCGCGGCATCACCACCCAGCCCGACGGCTCGCGCGTGGGCATCAACACCCAAGTCTACACCACCGAGGAAATCCGCCGCGTGGCGCGATCGGCCTTTGAGCTGGCGCGCCGTCGGAACAACAAGGTCTGCTCGATGGAGAAGGCCAACGTCATGGAATCGGGCATCCTGTGGCGCGAGGAAGTGCAATGGGTGCATGACAACGAATACCCGGACGTGGAACTCAGCCACATGTATGCCGACAACGGCGCGATGCAGCTGGTCCGGCGGCCGAAGCAGTTCGACGTGATCGTGACCGACAACCTCTTTGGCGACGTGCTCTCCGACTGCGCCGCGATGCTGACCGGCTCGCTCGGCATGCTGCCCTCGGCCAGCCTTGGCGCGCCGATGGCGAATGGCCGTCCGAAGGCGATGTATGAGCCCGTGCACGGCTCGGCGCCCGATATCGCGGGGCAGGGCAAGGCGAACCCGATCGCCTGCATCCTCTCCTTCGCGATGGCGCTGCGCTACAGCTTCGATCAGGGCGACGAGGCCACCCGGCTGGAAAAGGCGATCGAGACAGTCCTGGCCGATGGCGTCCGCACCGCCGATCTGATGGGCCCCGAGGGTGGCCAGCCGGTGTCGACCACCGAAATGGGCGACAAGATTCTTGCGGCGCTGAACGCCAGCCTCTGA
- a CDS encoding FeoA family protein produces MTIQLKDMKIGARGRVVRLAGGAGGYRAKLLSMGLTPGAEFTVQRVAPMGDPVEIALRGFRLTLRKAEADALQVEMLSENAQ; encoded by the coding sequence ATGACCATTCAGCTCAAGGACATGAAGATCGGCGCCCGGGGCCGGGTGGTGCGTCTGGCCGGTGGTGCGGGCGGCTATCGGGCGAAACTTCTGTCGATGGGGCTGACGCCCGGGGCCGAATTCACCGTGCAGCGGGTGGCGCCGATGGGCGATCCCGTGGAAATCGCGCTCCGCGGCTTCCGTCTGACCCTGCGCAAGGCCGAGGCCGATGCCCTGCAGGTTGAAATGCTGTCGGAGAACGCACAATGA
- a CDS encoding FeoC-like transcriptional regulator: protein MALQDIQDYVARVGRASLRDLSLHFGSSPEAMRDMAGRLVRKGRLVLAVEEAACCGCKSKEGCASAEYYCLPQPSDAA from the coding sequence ATGGCCCTGCAAGACATTCAAGACTACGTCGCCCGGGTCGGCCGGGCGAGCCTGCGCGATCTGAGCCTGCATTTCGGCTCCTCTCCCGAGGCGATGCGGGACATGGCCGGGCGGCTCGTCCGCAAGGGACGGCTTGTCCTTGCGGTCGAGGAGGCCGCCTGCTGCGGCTGCAAGTCGAAGGAGGGCTGCGCCTCGGCGGAATATTACTGCCTGCCTCAGCCCAGCGACGCGGCCTGA